A single Campylobacter hyointestinalis subsp. hyointestinalis DNA region contains:
- a CDS encoding nitronate monooxygenase, with protein MELKSVKIGKYEIKYPIIQGGMGLGISWDKLAGNVSLNGGLGVISSVGTGYYENRSHIKKEINNKPYDSENFYSKEGFKAIIDNARKICGDKPLAANIMCASNDYARIVKDACEHGINIIISGAGLPTNLPELTKGFKDVALVPIVSSAKALKIICKRWHLRYEKLPDAVVLEGPLSGGHQGFTYEQCVDPEFQLEKLIEPVVKEASEWEKIGGKHIPVMAAGGIWDHEDIAKAISLGASGVQMGTRFIGTFECDASDNFKSVLINAKKEDIKLIKSPVGYPARGVRTNLIELVEKRTGPKIQCISNCVSPCCRGKEAKEVGYCIADRLYDAYAGNKDTGLFFTGANGYRLKEIISVKDLIKKLVYGENS; from the coding sequence ATGGAACTAAAAAGCGTAAAAATAGGAAAATACGAAATAAAATACCCGATTATTCAAGGCGGTATGGGACTTGGTATCAGCTGGGATAAGCTCGCTGGAAACGTTAGCTTAAATGGCGGTCTTGGCGTTATCAGCTCAGTGGGCACCGGATACTACGAAAATAGAAGCCATATCAAAAAAGAGATAAATAATAAACCTTACGATAGCGAAAACTTCTACTCTAAAGAGGGATTTAAAGCTATTATAGATAATGCTAGAAAGATATGCGGTGATAAACCTTTGGCCGCAAATATAATGTGCGCTAGCAATGACTATGCTAGGATAGTAAAAGATGCTTGTGAACACGGTATCAATATCATCATTTCAGGCGCTGGACTTCCTACAAATTTACCAGAACTCACAAAGGGCTTCAAGGATGTTGCGTTAGTACCTATAGTAAGCTCTGCAAAAGCACTTAAAATAATATGCAAAAGATGGCATCTAAGATATGAAAAGCTTCCTGACGCAGTTGTGTTAGAAGGTCCTTTAAGTGGTGGACATCAAGGATTTACTTATGAGCAGTGTGTTGATCCAGAGTTTCAATTAGAAAAACTTATAGAGCCAGTCGTCAAAGAAGCTAGCGAATGGGAAAAGATAGGCGGAAAGCATATCCCTGTTATGGCTGCTGGTGGAATTTGGGATCACGAAGACATAGCAAAAGCTATAAGCTTAGGTGCAAGTGGTGTACAAATGGGGACTAGATTTATCGGAACTTTTGAGTGTGATGCTAGTGATAATTTTAAAAGCGTTCTAATAAATGCTAAAAAAGAAGATATAAAGCTTATAAAAAGTCCTGTCGGATATCCTGCTCGTGGCGTTAGAACAAATTTAATAGAGCTTGTAGAAAAAAGAACCGGACCGAAAATTCAGTGTATAAGCAACTGCGTGAGTCCTTGTTGTCGTGGTAAAGAAGCTAAAGAAGTAGGGTATTGTATAGCTGATCGTCTTTATGACGCTTACGCCGGCAATAAAGATACAGGGTTATTTTTCACCGGAGCAAATGGATATAGATTAAAAGAGATAATTAGCGTGAAAGATCTAATAAAAAAGTTGGTATATGGGGAAAATAGTTAA
- a CDS encoding N-acetylmuramoyl-L-alanine amidase, with protein MGKIVKLFLLFLSAMYLFGADIDASIKEFDSKFNTSNKEGKLNIYQNLRGTYIQSIIKDNESLKLETLERLVKSAKELGIDYQSYEKELNTYKKTVSQTNTKTNKPQIAKKQPVETEQKSEKNKTFKITQISSDQNKIILNLNSQISTSDIKSFNLSSQNTHRRVYDIQAILTSKSKTIKNSFSDEIRISQFDKDSVRIVFSNEKKQDISFDIEENKIIFFLDGEVALEDTNKKTLKPSKSVQQKQTVALKKSFRQTKTIVLDPGHGGKDAGAVGSRTLYEKNIVLNVALKTGKILKDMGYKVHYTRDKDKFIGLRNRTSFANEKLADLFISIHANAAPNAKKADSMQGIETFFLSPTRSERSMRAANLENKSDTDEMNYFTKLSFLNFLNREKIIASNKLAIDIQTNLLKSVRTKYTVSDGGVREAPFWVLVGALMPAVLVETGYITHPKEGKLLANDAYATKLAEGIAGGIDDYFLKNQ; from the coding sequence ATGGGGAAAATAGTTAAGCTTTTTTTATTATTTCTTAGTGCGATGTACCTATTTGGCGCTGATATTGATGCAAGCATTAAAGAATTTGACAGCAAATTTAATACTTCTAATAAAGAAGGCAAGCTAAATATTTATCAAAACCTTAGAGGTACATATATACAATCCATAATCAAAGATAATGAAAGCTTAAAACTAGAAACATTGGAGCGTTTAGTAAAAAGTGCAAAAGAGCTAGGTATTGATTATCAAAGCTATGAAAAGGAGCTAAATACTTATAAAAAAACAGTTTCTCAAACTAATACTAAAACAAACAAACCCCAAATAGCTAAAAAACAGCCTGTGGAAACAGAGCAAAAATCGGAAAAAAATAAAACTTTCAAAATAACACAAATTTCAAGCGATCAAAATAAAATTATTTTAAATTTAAACTCACAAATATCAACGAGCGATATCAAATCTTTTAATCTAAGCTCGCAAAATACACATAGAAGAGTTTATGATATACAAGCTATATTGACATCTAAATCAAAAACTATAAAAAATTCATTTTCAGACGAGATCAGAATAAGTCAGTTTGATAAAGATAGCGTAAGAATAGTATTTTCAAATGAAAAGAAACAAGATATCTCTTTTGACATAGAAGAAAATAAAATAATCTTTTTTTTAGACGGCGAAGTAGCCTTAGAAGATACAAACAAAAAAACGCTTAAGCCCAGCAAGAGCGTACAACAAAAGCAAACCGTTGCTCTAAAAAAGAGCTTTAGGCAGACAAAAACTATAGTTTTAGATCCAGGACACGGTGGAAAAGATGCTGGAGCGGTAGGCTCAAGAACATTATATGAAAAAAATATAGTCTTAAATGTGGCTTTAAAAACTGGAAAAATACTAAAAGATATGGGCTATAAGGTTCATTATACTAGAGATAAGGATAAATTTATAGGACTTAGAAATAGAACTAGCTTTGCAAATGAAAAATTAGCTGATCTATTTATATCTATACACGCAAATGCCGCTCCAAATGCAAAAAAAGCAGATAGTATGCAAGGAATAGAAACGTTTTTTCTAAGTCCTACTAGGAGTGAGCGAAGTATGAGAGCAGCGAATTTAGAAAATAAATCAGATACCGATGAGATGAATTATTTTACTAAGCTTAGTTTCTTAAATTTTTTGAATCGCGAGAAGATCATAGCTTCAAATAAACTAGCTATCGATATCCAAACAAATCTTTTAAAGTCCGTTAGGACAAAATACACCGTGAGTGACGGTGGAGTCAGAGAAGCCCCTTTTTGGGTTTTGGTCGGCGCGCTTATGCCGGCTGTTTTGGTAGAAACTGGATACATAACTCATCCAAAAGAAGGAAAACTTCTTGCAAATGACGCTTATGCCACAAAGCTTGCCGAGGGTATAGCTGGTGGGATCGATGATTATTTCTTGAAAAATCAATGA
- the mnmC gene encoding bifunctional tRNA (5-methylaminomethyl-2-thiouridine)(34)-methyltransferase MnmD/FAD-dependent 5-carboxymethylaminomethyl-2-thiouridine(34) oxidoreductase MnmC yields MIEFKQDGLYSKRFDDVYFNTQNPLLECFHTYSSVVDALEGSNITIAEAGFGAGLNFFSTVSSLNGKNLHYIAIEKYPFNKDELRQIYQRFECFSRYFDEFIKQYEVLQNALIRINLGKDIILDIYFGDILEGLKELNFKADAWYLDGFTPAKNPQMWSEELFGAIKYFCKNGAIIRTFSSASIVRLRLLDAGFSVKKLKGFGKKREMLEAICVKEYQKPQNWYSLPAIDKFTNVLVIGGGVAGLVSATKFKKAGFNVVVAEKMNEVATNGSSNLAGILMPLITLPTTVLGLMHMSAFLMARNFYKNSEFSDFCGVDDYGVSELQLKRFEEWGQNGIFELTKNSSLYPSAFIKSAAQLMPKSLCSDLAKSLDVKFGYEFAGLKKSGDGYLVEFKNQKRVSADLVIFAMGDKSNYLFNEVFYDKYMQLSSVRGQVTHIKNGIDLERPFSAKGYACKSVNGVQVIGATYDRNDFTSCARSKDNEKNIADISEFLIGKNVDIIGSNVGFRGYSGDRSPLIGAVHDALKFKEIYKSLLWTKNRENHAGAVHHQNILISSAHGSRGLCTAVFGAEILLDMALGRQICTTKSILDSLNPARFLVRKLKKGLVK; encoded by the coding sequence ATGATAGAATTTAAGCAAGACGGACTTTACTCAAAGCGCTTTGATGACGTATATTTTAATACTCAAAATCCACTTTTAGAATGTTTTCATACATATAGTAGCGTGGTAGATGCCTTAGAAGGGTCAAATATCACTATCGCCGAAGCCGGATTTGGCGCTGGGCTGAACTTTTTTAGTACGGTTTCAAGTCTTAATGGTAAAAATCTTCATTATATCGCAATTGAGAAATACCCTTTTAATAAAGATGAATTAAGGCAAATTTACCAAAGATTTGAATGTTTTAGCAGATATTTTGACGAATTTATAAAACAATATGAAGTGTTACAAAATGCTTTAATACGTATAAATTTAGGTAAAGATATCATTTTAGATATATATTTCGGTGATATTTTAGAAGGACTTAAAGAGCTAAATTTCAAAGCAGACGCTTGGTATCTTGATGGATTTACGCCTGCTAAGAATCCACAGATGTGGAGCGAAGAGTTATTTGGAGCTATAAAATATTTTTGTAAAAATGGAGCTATCATTAGGACTTTTAGCAGTGCTAGCATTGTAAGGCTTAGGCTTTTAGACGCTGGATTTAGCGTAAAAAAGCTAAAAGGATTTGGTAAAAAACGTGAAATGTTAGAAGCTATTTGTGTTAAAGAGTATCAAAAGCCGCAAAATTGGTACTCTCTTCCTGCTATAGATAAATTTACGAATGTACTTGTGATAGGTGGCGGAGTTGCAGGGCTAGTAAGCGCTACTAAATTTAAAAAAGCCGGCTTTAATGTTGTCGTAGCTGAGAAAATGAATGAGGTCGCGACAAATGGAAGCTCGAATTTAGCAGGTATTTTGATGCCTCTTATCACTTTGCCGACTACGGTGCTAGGGCTTATGCATATGAGTGCGTTTTTAATGGCGAGAAATTTTTATAAAAATAGTGAATTTAGTGATTTTTGTGGTGTGGATGATTACGGCGTAAGTGAACTTCAATTAAAAAGATTTGAAGAATGGGGACAAAATGGTATCTTTGAGCTGACAAAAAACTCGTCTTTGTATCCATCGGCTTTTATAAAAAGTGCGGCTCAGCTTATGCCAAAATCATTATGTAGTGATCTTGCAAAGAGCCTTGATGTAAAATTTGGATATGAATTTGCTGGTTTAAAGAAGAGTGGTGATGGGTATTTAGTAGAGTTTAAAAATCAAAAGCGGGTATCTGCGGATTTAGTTATATTTGCTATGGGGGATAAAAGTAATTATCTTTTTAACGAAGTATTTTATGATAAGTATATGCAGCTTAGCAGCGTAAGAGGGCAAGTTACGCATATCAAAAACGGTATAGATCTAGAGCGTCCATTTAGTGCGAAAGGTTATGCTTGCAAAAGTGTAAATGGGGTTCAAGTTATCGGCGCGACATATGATAGAAATGATTTTACGTCTTGTGCTAGAAGTAAGGATAATGAAAAAAATATAGCTGATATCAGTGAGTTTTTGATAGGTAAAAATGTAGATATCATAGGCTCAAACGTAGGATTTCGCGGATATAGTGGCGATAGATCTCCTTTGATAGGTGCGGTTCATGACGCTTTGAAATTTAAAGAAATATATAAGAGTCTTCTTTGGACAAAAAACCGTGAAAATCACGCTGGGGCTGTTCATCATCAAAACATACTTATAAGCTCAGCTCACGGTTCGCGTGGTCTTTGCACGGCTGTTTTTGGAGCAGAAATCTTACTAGATATGGCTCTTGGTCGTCAGATTTGCACTACAAAAAGTATATTAGATAGTCTAAACCCTGCTAGATTTTTAGTTCGTAAGCTTAAAAAAGGTCTTGTAAAATAA
- a CDS encoding GNAT family N-acetyltransferase, protein MKIVEIKDRNPLLIERLVNVWEDSLRKTHLFLSDLEIENIKRYVPQALLGVSNLIVLEDEKEDIAAFMGIENQKIEMLFVASKKQNKGLGKKLVCYGITKYSINELCVNEQNPLAKGFYEHIGFRVYKRSDSDEQGNPYPILYMKLAQIRD, encoded by the coding sequence ATGAAAATAGTAGAAATAAAAGATAGAAATCCACTCTTGATAGAACGCCTTGTAAATGTTTGGGAAGATTCACTTAGAAAAACACATCTTTTTTTATCTGATTTAGAAATAGAAAATATAAAAAGATACGTTCCACAAGCACTGCTTGGTGTTTCAAATTTGATTGTTTTAGAAGATGAAAAAGAAGACATCGCAGCATTTATGGGGATAGAAAATCAAAAAATAGAGATGCTGTTCGTCGCATCAAAAAAGCAAAATAAAGGTCTTGGAAAGAAGCTTGTATGTTATGGTATAACCAAATACTCCATTAACGAACTTTGCGTAAATGAGCAAAATCCTCTAGCCAAAGGGTTTTATGAGCATATTGGTTTTCGTGTTTATAAAAGGTCTGATAGCGACGAGCAGGGCAATCCATATCCTATTTTATATATGAAACTAGCGCAAATAAGGGATTAA
- the ppa gene encoding inorganic diphosphatase: MDISKIKFGSNPDKLNAVIEIPFGSNIKYEIDKDSGAVVVDRVLYSAMFYPANYGFVPNTLADDGDPADILVLNEYPLQAGSVIPCRLIGVLVMEDESGMDEKLLAVPVTKIDPRYADIHSISDLSEATLNRIKNFFETYKLLEPGKWVKVKGFEDAKSAEEILDKAIKNYK; encoded by the coding sequence ATGGATATAAGCAAAATCAAATTCGGAAGCAACCCAGACAAACTAAATGCAGTTATAGAAATCCCATTTGGCTCAAATATCAAATACGAAATCGATAAAGATAGCGGTGCCGTAGTCGTAGATAGGGTTTTATACTCAGCTATGTTCTATCCTGCAAACTACGGTTTCGTGCCAAATACCTTGGCTGATGATGGCGATCCAGCAGATATTTTAGTGCTAAACGAATATCCACTTCAAGCAGGTAGCGTGATACCTTGCCGTTTGATAGGCGTTTTAGTTATGGAAGATGAGTCTGGAATGGATGAAAAACTTTTAGCAGTTCCTGTTACTAAGATAGATCCAAGATACGCTGATATACACTCTATAAGCGACCTTAGCGAAGCTACGCTAAATCGCATAAAAAACTTCTTTGAGACTTACAAACTACTAGAACCTGGAAAATGGGTAAAAGTAAAAGGCTTTGAAGATGCTAAATCAGCTGAAGAGATTTTAGATAAAGCTATCAAAAACTACAAATAA
- a CDS encoding adenylate kinase, with protein MKKLFLIIGAPGSGKTTDASMIAANDTKFAHYSTGDLLRAEVASGSELGKLIDSFISKGNLVPLEVVVNAIISAIRSSDKNYILIDGYPRSLEQMRELDRVLASQSEVMLDGVIEVDVSEEVARNRVLGRARGADDNNEVFNNRMKVYLDPIKEIRAFYNDKKLLHTINGERTIETIVADMKNLIENLIKG; from the coding sequence ATGAAAAAATTATTTTTAATCATCGGAGCGCCTGGAAGTGGCAAAACAACTGATGCGAGTATGATAGCAGCGAATGACACTAAATTTGCGCATTATTCAACAGGAGATCTTTTAAGAGCCGAAGTTGCGAGTGGAAGTGAACTAGGAAAGCTTATCGACAGCTTTATATCTAAAGGAAATTTAGTTCCTTTAGAAGTAGTCGTAAACGCCATCATCTCAGCTATAAGATCAAGTGATAAAAACTATATTTTGATAGACGGATATCCAAGAAGTCTTGAGCAAATGAGAGAGCTTGATAGAGTTTTAGCTTCCCAAAGCGAAGTTATGCTTGATGGCGTCATCGAAGTAGATGTAAGCGAAGAAGTAGCAAGAAACAGGGTTTTAGGTAGAGCTCGCGGAGCCGATGATAATAATGAAGTATTTAATAATAGAATGAAAGTATATCTTGACCCTATAAAGGAAATACGTGCATTTTATAATGACAAAAAACTACTTCACACGATAAATGGCGAACGTACTATAGAAACGATAGTAGCGGATATGAAAAATTTAATCGAAAACTTAATCAAAGGATAA